In Crinalium epipsammum PCC 9333, the genomic window TGAAGTTGTTTTTAGCTTTGATACGACTGGAAGTATGTATCCTTGCCTTACTCAAGTAAGGCGTAACATTAAAACTACTGTTACCCGCTTGATAAAAGAAATTCCTGATATACGGATTGGAATTATTGCTCATGGTGATTATTGCGATGCAGGTTCTACTTATGTAACCAAGCAATTTGATTTATCAAACGATGTAGATGCTATCTGTAATTTTGTGCAAAATGTCGAACCTACTGGCGGGGGAGATGCGCCAGAATGTTATGAATTGGTGTTGCACGAAGCACAATCTATTGATTGGAAATCAGCTAATTCTAAAACTTTAGTGCTTATTGGTGATGATATTCCCCATCCACCAGCGCAAACACCAAAAAAACTTAATTGGCGGAAAGAAGTAGATAAGTTAGCTGATTTAGGTGTGACAGTTTATGGGATTCAAGCTCTTAATCGCCCTCATGCTACTCCCTTTTATAAGGAGTTAGCGGAAAAATCGGGCGGTTTTCATCTTAATTTAGACCAGTTTTCTTATATTACTGATTTGTTTTTGGCAGTTTGTTATCAACAATCTTCGGATGAACAACTGCAAGCTTATGAGCAAGAAGTTGTTGAAGAAGGGCGGATGAGTCGTGGTTTAAATAAGATTTTTAGTACGATGCTGCAACGGGAAGCAGTAGAGGATTATGGTGAAGCAGATTTGCGTGTTGTTACACCTGGGCGGTTTCAGGTTTTGGCGGTTGATAATGATATTTCAATTAAGGCTTTTGTATTAGAAAATGGTTTAACTTTTAAGGTTGGGAGGGGTTTCTATGAATTTACTAAAACAGAAACTATCCAGGGACATAAAGAAATTATTTTGATGGATAGGAAAACTGGTGATTTGTTTGAAGGTGCAGCAGCGAGGGAAATGTTGGGTTTGCCAGCAGGTTCTAGTGTGCGACTCAAACCGAGTAATTTGGAGAAATATGTCGTATTTGTGCAAAGTACTTCAGCTAATCGGAAATTGGTGGGGGGAACTCGTTTTCTTTATGAGGTGGAAGATTGGAAGGAAATTTAAGGATATTAATAGAATTAAGTTGTGAAACTCCCTCCTTGTAAACAGGGAGGGAAGATGGTCTTTAAAAACTTACCCGAAAAATCGTTTTAAGAGATTTTAACCGCAGATAAACGCAGATAAACGCAGATAAATGCAGATATTTTCTCTTTTTCGGATAGGCTCTAAATGCGATCGCACATAATAAACTTAAGGAGTAATCTCTGTGGCATCCGTAACACCTGGAGTTAAACAGCGAGTTGAACAACTTAGGAAGAATATCCAAGCAGCTAGTTATGCTTATTATGTTCTGGATGCTCCGACTATGGAGGATGCAGTTTATGACAGGCTGTATCGGGAATTACAAGATTTAGAAAATCAGTATCCAGAATTAATTACGCCAGATAGTCCGACGCAACGGGTGGGAGAAAAACCTGCTTCTGGATTTAATTCGGTGCGCCATAATATTCCTTTGTATAGTTTGGAAAATGCCTTTAATATTGCTGAGTTTACCAAATGGCAGGAACGTTGGCAGCGAGTTTCGGGAAGTGGGGAAGTATCACCGGATACGCCACTATATATATGTGAGTTAAAAATTGATGGTAATGCGATCGCACTCACCTATGAGAATGGTATTTTAGTTAGAGGTACGACGCGGGGTGATGGTATTTCTGGGGAAGATATTACCCAAAATGTGCGGACAATTCGCAGTATTCCTTTACGCCTGAATTTAGAAACGCCACCAAAATTAGTAGAAGTGCGGGGTGAGGCGTTTTTAGCGTTAGATGTATTTCAACAAATTAATCAAGAAAGACAGCAAGCAGGAGAAACGCAATTTGCTAATCCTCGTAATGCCGCAGCAGGCACTTTGCGACAGTTAGATTCTAAGGTTGTGGCAAAACGGCGGTTAGATTTCTTTGCTTATACTTTACAAATTCCTGGTAAGGATGACGTTGAGGTAGCGCAGACGCAGTGGGAAGCGTTGGAATTATTGCAGAAAATGGGTTTTAGAGTTAACCCTAACCGTGTACTGTGTAAATCTTTAGAAGATGTGCAAGCTTATTATGATGAGTGGAATACTGGCAGATTAAATTTACCCTATATGACGGATGGGGTAGTGGTAAAGATTAATTCTTTTAAGTTACAAGAACAATTAGGATTTACGCAAAAATTTCCCCGTTGGGCGGTGGCGTTAAAATATCCAGCGGAAGAAGCACCAACGCGGGTAGAAAATATTATTGTCAATGTGGGACGTACTGGGGCGTTGACTCCACTGGCACATTTACACCC contains:
- the ligA gene encoding NAD-dependent DNA ligase LigA is translated as MASVTPGVKQRVEQLRKNIQAASYAYYVLDAPTMEDAVYDRLYRELQDLENQYPELITPDSPTQRVGEKPASGFNSVRHNIPLYSLENAFNIAEFTKWQERWQRVSGSGEVSPDTPLYICELKIDGNAIALTYENGILVRGTTRGDGISGEDITQNVRTIRSIPLRLNLETPPKLVEVRGEAFLALDVFQQINQERQQAGETQFANPRNAAAGTLRQLDSKVVAKRRLDFFAYTLQIPGKDDVEVAQTQWEALELLQKMGFRVNPNRVLCKSLEDVQAYYDEWNTGRLNLPYMTDGVVVKINSFKLQEQLGFTQKFPRWAVALKYPAEEAPTRVENIIVNVGRTGALTPLAHLHPVELAGTTVQRATLHNSDRIAQLDIRIGDTVIVRKAGEIIPEVVRVLPELRPEGTQPFYIPSHCPVCNQPVIKPANEAVTRCVNASCPAILKGALEHWVSRDALDINGMGEKLVHQLLDKGVVHSVADLYDLTVEKLSALDRMGTKLAQKLVDAIAHSKTQPWSRVLYGLGIRHVGSTNAQLLTDKFSSVEQLAAATTPQIESLYGIGFEIANAVNQWFKVPANQSLIERLRAAGLQLASQEKPQQQTGKLSLAGKTFVVTGTLPTLKRDEAKDLIQKAGGKMTNSVSAKTDYLVVGEDAGSKLDKAQELGVKQLSEADLLAMLQ
- a CDS encoding vWA domain-containing protein translates to MTNNTIEVVFSFDTTGSMYPCLTQVRRNIKTTVTRLIKEIPDIRIGIIAHGDYCDAGSTYVTKQFDLSNDVDAICNFVQNVEPTGGGDAPECYELVLHEAQSIDWKSANSKTLVLIGDDIPHPPAQTPKKLNWRKEVDKLADLGVTVYGIQALNRPHATPFYKELAEKSGGFHLNLDQFSYITDLFLAVCYQQSSDEQLQAYEQEVVEEGRMSRGLNKIFSTMLQREAVEDYGEADLRVVTPGRFQVLAVDNDISIKAFVLENGLTFKVGRGFYEFTKTETIQGHKEIILMDRKTGDLFEGAAAREMLGLPAGSSVRLKPSNLEKYVVFVQSTSANRKLVGGTRFLYEVEDWKEI